A part of Gemmatimonadales bacterium genomic DNA contains:
- the efp gene encoding elongation factor P, which yields MAIVASSMRRGMAIMHNGEPCRVLDFHHHTPGNLRALVQAKLRRIKTGVQFEHRFRATDSLELAQLSTQELDFLYKSGSTYHFMNAETFDQLEVEEDDLGDSAKWMTDGMRIIAEFYEGRPIGVQLPNSLVFEVVETAPVMKTATKNASSKPAVLNNGTTVNVPEFIQIGERIRVNPESGEYLDRAKD from the coding sequence ATGGCAATTGTGGCAAGCAGCATGCGGCGCGGCATGGCAATCATGCACAACGGCGAGCCCTGTCGGGTTCTCGACTTTCACCACCACACGCCGGGCAACCTTCGCGCGTTGGTACAGGCCAAGTTGCGCCGTATCAAAACCGGAGTCCAGTTCGAGCATCGCTTCCGCGCCACTGACAGCCTCGAGCTGGCCCAGCTCTCGACCCAGGAACTCGATTTCCTCTACAAGAGCGGCTCGACCTATCACTTCATGAACGCCGAAACCTTCGACCAGCTGGAAGTCGAAGAAGACGATCTCGGCGACAGTGCCAAGTGGATGACCGACGGGATGCGGATCATCGCCGAGTTTTACGAAGGCCGCCCGATCGGGGTGCAGCTGCCGAACTCCCTCGTGTTCGAAGTCGTGGAAACGGCTCCGGTCATGAAGACGGCAACCAAGAACGCCTCGAGTAAGCCTGCCGTGCTCAACAACGGCACCACGGTCAACGTGCCCGAGTTCATTCAGATCGGCGAGCGGATCCGGGTCAATCCCGAGTCCGGCGAGTATCTGGACCGCGCCAAAGACTGA
- a CDS encoding ABC transporter permease, which produces MMGLLRKLGALIARRRYEAELDEEWSYHVEREAERYRDAGLDPAAAHTAARRSLGNLTLARESIRSTWGWPRLDELRQDLLFALRSFRREPALVATVVLTIGLGVGLNTAFFTIFNAYVLRPFPVSDPASLYQVRWHTRDQAGYSFSWQQYLDLAQQTVAREQLGYRYLVTRVDGQTTRVMMTTGNYFGMLGVGAALGRVLSPADAEAGGTSVGVLSHDTWRQRFGADPGIIGRTVLVRGQPVEIVGVARAGFDGIDDNSPDLWIPITMVARLEPGLAPFGVGDAELVQVILRFRPGIAAETGRAALSDWLARDTESRPEPQRVIAAAVVSKETAQPLTPSVLLAVVPVFLAFGLVLLAACANVASAMIARGIARRDEIGVRLALGAGRARVVRQLLTESLLLALPAALAGIMISRLVLAGVTWFIAATVPDAFKSFIELAPVDPDYRVLLFAAVSAVLCALGFGLIPALQATRPGAVRSPVGMVSSSGGRPSRLRQGLLVAQIAIATLLLVVTGVLLGATQRIPARDIGIDPSGVVVIDLDDRFRAAGLLRLRDDPAVRAMAATDRVPLESSFLRVGLTGSDQAIVAAGAARVSGGFFEVLSHRILAGRTFLDDESRNDVSGGDRQRVGCARSLGYQQCARSNAPDRWPRR; this is translated from the coding sequence GTGATGGGCCTTCTGAGGAAGCTGGGCGCCCTCATCGCGCGGCGTCGGTACGAGGCCGAGCTCGATGAGGAGTGGAGCTACCATGTCGAACGCGAGGCGGAACGGTACCGCGATGCTGGCCTGGATCCCGCAGCAGCGCACACGGCGGCCCGCCGTTCGCTTGGCAACCTGACGCTGGCCCGCGAGTCGATCCGTTCGACCTGGGGCTGGCCGCGGCTCGACGAACTCCGCCAGGACCTGCTTTTTGCCCTGCGAAGCTTCCGACGTGAGCCTGCGCTCGTGGCCACCGTCGTGCTGACCATCGGGCTCGGGGTCGGGCTCAACACCGCCTTTTTCACCATCTTCAACGCCTACGTGCTGCGGCCGTTTCCGGTCTCCGACCCCGCTTCGCTCTATCAGGTGCGCTGGCACACCCGGGATCAGGCAGGCTACAGCTTCAGCTGGCAACAATACCTCGATCTTGCGCAGCAGACCGTGGCGCGGGAGCAGTTGGGGTATCGCTATCTGGTCACGCGAGTCGACGGTCAGACCACGCGTGTCATGATGACGACGGGAAACTACTTCGGCATGCTGGGCGTCGGGGCTGCACTCGGTCGCGTGTTGAGCCCGGCCGACGCTGAAGCCGGCGGGACTTCGGTCGGGGTGCTGAGCCACGACACCTGGCGTCAGCGATTCGGAGCGGACCCCGGGATCATCGGTCGCACCGTTCTGGTGCGCGGCCAGCCGGTGGAGATCGTCGGCGTGGCTCGTGCCGGGTTCGACGGAATCGACGACAATTCGCCGGACCTGTGGATCCCGATCACGATGGTGGCGCGACTCGAACCGGGTCTGGCGCCGTTCGGTGTTGGCGACGCTGAACTGGTGCAGGTCATTCTGCGCTTCCGCCCCGGTATCGCGGCCGAAACGGGCCGCGCCGCGCTGAGCGACTGGCTCGCGCGCGACACCGAGTCGCGACCCGAGCCGCAACGGGTCATTGCCGCGGCAGTCGTGTCGAAGGAAACGGCGCAGCCGCTGACGCCATCGGTGCTGCTCGCGGTCGTGCCGGTGTTCCTGGCATTCGGGCTCGTCCTGCTGGCGGCTTGCGCCAATGTTGCCAGCGCGATGATTGCACGTGGCATTGCCCGCCGCGACGAGATCGGAGTCCGTCTCGCCCTTGGTGCAGGGAGGGCCCGGGTGGTGCGGCAACTGTTGACCGAGAGCCTGCTGCTGGCTCTGCCAGCTGCGCTCGCAGGAATCATGATTTCCCGCCTGGTGCTGGCCGGGGTGACCTGGTTCATTGCCGCGACGGTGCCCGACGCCTTCAAATCATTCATCGAACTCGCGCCCGTCGATCCCGATTACCGGGTTCTCCTCTTTGCCGCCGTCAGTGCGGTGCTCTGTGCACTCGGCTTCGGACTGATTCCCGCGCTGCAGGCTACCCGTCCCGGTGCGGTGCGCTCCCCGGTCGGGATGGTTTCGTCCTCGGGCGGACGACCCTCGCGCCTTCGCCAGGGATTGCTTGTTGCGCAGATTGCGATTGCGACCCTGCTGCTGGTCGTCACCGGGGTTCTGCTCGGCGCCACCCAGCGGATTCCGGCGCGCGACATCGGCATCGATCCGTCGGGGGTTGTCGTGATCGATCTCGATGATCGGTTCCGAGCGGCTGGACTGCTGCGGCTTCGCGACGACCCCGCCGTTCGCGCCATGGCAGCAACCGATCGGGTTCCGCTCGAATCGTCGTTCCTTCGCGTCGGGCTGACCGGATCCGATCAAGCGATCGTCGCGGCGGGTGCGGCCCGCGTGTCCGGCGGGTTCTTCGAGGTGCTGTCGCATCGGATCCTGGCGGGTCGCACGTTTCTCGACGACGAGTCCCGGAACGACGTTTCCGGTGGTGATCGTCAACGAGTCGGCTGCGCGCGCTCTCTGGGGTACCAGCAATGTGCTCGATCGAACGCTCCGGATCGTTGGCCGCGACGGTGA
- a CDS encoding FtsX-like permease family protein, protein MVIVNESAARALWGTSNVLDRTLRIVGRDGDGAGGAGQPELRVIGVVRDAVTGWIGDPPGQAAIYRPLDLERAGRLLIKVDGPAGPAATAWERTLAAIDQAAPAWVHGLEESVAVSLWPLRAAYWVGAMIGLVALALTLSGVYGVLAFTVAVRTRELGVRAALGASRRDVVGLIVAESVTLGAVGVTLGVLVAVAIARFTASHVEGIEVLEPLAYLGGAAAVLLACLAGAILPSRRAAGVEPLTALRAE, encoded by the coding sequence GTGGTGATCGTCAACGAGTCGGCTGCGCGCGCTCTCTGGGGTACCAGCAATGTGCTCGATCGAACGCTCCGGATCGTTGGCCGCGACGGTGATGGGGCTGGCGGTGCCGGGCAGCCGGAACTGCGGGTCATCGGCGTCGTGCGTGATGCCGTCACCGGTTGGATCGGGGACCCCCCCGGCCAGGCGGCAATCTACCGACCGCTCGATCTCGAACGCGCCGGGCGACTCCTGATCAAGGTCGATGGGCCGGCCGGTCCCGCCGCGACGGCCTGGGAGAGGACGCTTGCCGCCATCGACCAGGCGGCACCGGCGTGGGTCCACGGGCTGGAAGAGTCGGTTGCTGTGTCGCTTTGGCCGCTCCGTGCCGCCTACTGGGTCGGGGCGATGATCGGCCTGGTGGCGCTGGCGCTGACCCTGAGCGGAGTCTACGGGGTGCTGGCGTTTACCGTCGCGGTCCGGACCCGGGAGCTCGGCGTTCGCGCTGCCCTCGGTGCCAGCCGGCGAGACGTGGTAGGGTTGATCGTCGCTGAGAGCGTTACCCTCGGTGCGGTTGGTGTGACGCTCGGGGTGCTGGTTGCCGTGGCAATTGCCCGATTCACTGCCTCCCACGTGGAAGGCATCGAGGTGTTGGAGCCCCTGGCCTACCTGGGTGGGGCCGCCGCAGTGCTCCTAGCCTGCCTGGCCGGCGCCATCCTGCCCTCCCGGCGAGCAGCCGGGGTCGAGCCGCTCACCGCGCTCCGGGCCGAGTAG